A DNA window from Ornithinimicrobium humiphilum contains the following coding sequences:
- the whiA gene encoding DNA-binding protein WhiA — protein sequence MAMTAKVKDELSRLPVTKTCCRKAEVSTMLRFAGGLHIVGGRIVIEAELDTAQSARRLRAFMAEVYGSSSELIVMSPGGLRKQTRYVVRATSDGESLARQTGLIDHRGRPVRGLPPRVVGAAVCDAEAAWRGAFLAHGSITEPGRSSSLEITCPGPEAALALVGAARRLGISAKAREVRGVDRVVIRDGDAIGAMLTRLGAHDAVLAWEERRMRREVRATANRLANFDDANLRRSARAAVAAGARVERALEILGEEVPDHLRVAGELRLQHKQASLEELGQLADPPMTKDAVAGRIRRLLAMADKRAEELGIEGTEANLTADMFED from the coding sequence GTGGCGATGACCGCGAAGGTCAAGGACGAGCTGAGCAGGCTCCCGGTGACCAAGACGTGCTGCCGCAAGGCGGAGGTCTCCACCATGCTCCGCTTCGCCGGCGGGCTGCACATCGTCGGCGGGCGCATCGTGATCGAGGCAGAGCTCGACACCGCCCAGAGCGCGCGCCGGCTGAGGGCCTTCATGGCCGAGGTCTACGGCAGCAGCAGCGAGCTCATCGTCATGAGCCCCGGCGGGCTGCGCAAGCAGACGAGGTATGTCGTGCGCGCCACCTCCGACGGGGAGTCGCTGGCGCGCCAGACCGGCCTCATCGACCACCGCGGGCGTCCGGTCCGGGGCCTGCCCCCGCGGGTCGTCGGCGCGGCCGTCTGCGACGCCGAGGCCGCCTGGCGCGGGGCCTTCCTCGCGCACGGCTCGATCACCGAGCCGGGGCGCTCCTCCTCGCTGGAGATCACCTGCCCCGGGCCGGAGGCCGCCCTGGCGCTGGTCGGCGCCGCGCGCCGGCTGGGGATCTCGGCCAAGGCCCGCGAGGTGCGGGGCGTCGACCGGGTCGTGATCCGCGACGGCGACGCCATCGGCGCCATGCTGACGCGGCTGGGCGCCCACGACGCCGTCCTCGCCTGGGAGGAGCGGCGGATGCGCCGGGAGGTCCGCGCGACCGCCAACCGGCTGGCCAACTTCGACGACGCCAACCTGCGGCGCTCGGCGCGGGCGGCCGTCGCCGCCGGGGCCCGCGTGGAGCGGGCCCTGGAGATCCTGGGCGAGGAGGTGCCCGACCACCTGCGGGTGGCCGGCGAGCTGCGCCTGCAGCACAAGCAGGCCTCGCTCGAGGAGCTCGGCCAGCTGGCCGACCCGCCGATGACCAAGGACGCCGTCGCGGGCCGGATCCGCCGCCTCCTGGCGATGGCCGACAAGCGGGCCGAGGAGCTCGGCATCGAGGGCACGGAGGCCAACCTCACGGCCGACATGTTCGAGGACTGA
- a CDS encoding gluconeogenesis factor YvcK family protein, which produces MTGSRVVALGGGHGLSASLQALRHMTESITAIVTVADDGGSSGRLRQEFDILPPGDLRMALAALCEDTKWGHQWSAVLQHRFRGNGDLGGHALGNLLITALWDLLPDQHVRGLDLVGRLLNTRGRVLPMSLVPLDIEATIVVPDDMGEPAEITVRGQSRVAKHPGKVERVRLHPDSPPACPEALEAIKLADVVVLGPGSWFTSVMPHLLVPELRQALLDTPATRVLTLNVSLNDDEASGYTVAEHVSALVDHAPGLGFDHVIADPQVVRTQAEREALEAAADLVGAELVVSAVASAREPGLHDTLRLAAAYRDIISGSVG; this is translated from the coding sequence GTGACCGGGTCCCGTGTCGTCGCGCTGGGGGGAGGGCACGGGCTCTCCGCCTCCCTCCAGGCGCTGCGCCACATGACGGAGTCGATCACCGCGATCGTCACGGTCGCCGACGACGGCGGGTCCAGCGGCCGGCTGCGCCAGGAGTTCGACATCCTCCCGCCCGGCGACCTGCGGATGGCGCTGGCCGCCCTGTGCGAGGACACCAAGTGGGGCCACCAGTGGTCCGCCGTGCTGCAGCACCGGTTCCGGGGCAACGGCGACCTCGGCGGGCACGCCCTCGGCAACCTGCTCATCACCGCGCTCTGGGACCTGCTGCCCGACCAGCACGTGCGCGGGCTGGACCTCGTCGGCCGTCTCCTCAACACCCGCGGTCGCGTCCTGCCGATGTCGCTGGTGCCGCTCGACATCGAGGCCACCATCGTCGTGCCCGACGACATGGGGGAGCCGGCCGAGATCACCGTCCGGGGCCAGTCCCGCGTCGCCAAGCACCCCGGCAAGGTGGAACGGGTTCGCCTGCACCCCGACTCGCCCCCGGCCTGCCCCGAGGCCCTGGAGGCCATCAAGCTGGCCGACGTCGTGGTGCTCGGTCCGGGGTCGTGGTTCACCTCGGTCATGCCGCACCTCCTCGTGCCCGAGCTGCGCCAGGCCCTCCTGGACACCCCGGCGACCCGGGTCCTCACCCTCAACGTCAGCCTCAACGACGACGAGGCCAGCGGCTACACCGTGGCCGAGCACGTCTCGGCCCTCGTCGACCACGCGCCAGGTCTGGGCTTCGACCACGTCATCGCCGACCCGCAGGTGGTCCGCACCCAGGCCGAGAGGGAGGCCCTGGAGGCCGCCGCCGACCTGGTCGGGGCCGAGCTCGTCGTCAGCGCGGTCGCCAGCGCCCGCGAACCCGGCCTGCACGACACCCTGCGGCTGGCGGCCGCCTACCGCGACATCATCTCGGGGTCGGTGGGGTGA
- the rapZ gene encoding RNase adapter RapZ, with protein MDSTADTAPDTTGDGTRRHDVVILTGMSGAGRTTAGDVLEDRGWYVVDNLPPSMIVELMELTADDPQRQRVAAVVDVRSRDFTTELSGALQALNERGWRPRVVFVDASDEALVRRFDAVRRPHPLQGEGLLLDGIRRERRMLADLRSNADVVVDTTNYNVHQLSAKVDSLIETGVRVRLRLAVMSFGFKYGIPLDADIVLDLRFLPNPYWDPALRPYTGKDAAVRDFVLGQELAGSFLDHTERMLRAAVAGYLAEGRRFVTVAVGCTGGKHRSVAIAEDLALRLGDLEDSGVQLTTFHRDLGRE; from the coding sequence CTGGACAGCACCGCCGACACCGCGCCCGACACGACGGGTGACGGCACCCGCCGTCACGACGTCGTCATCCTCACCGGCATGTCCGGCGCGGGGCGCACGACCGCGGGCGACGTGCTGGAGGACCGCGGCTGGTACGTCGTCGACAACCTCCCGCCGTCGATGATCGTCGAGCTCATGGAGCTCACCGCCGACGACCCCCAGCGGCAGCGGGTGGCCGCGGTGGTCGACGTCCGCAGCCGCGACTTCACCACCGAGCTCTCGGGCGCCCTGCAGGCCCTCAACGAGCGCGGCTGGCGCCCCCGGGTCGTCTTCGTCGACGCCTCCGACGAGGCCCTCGTCCGGCGCTTCGACGCCGTGCGGCGCCCGCACCCGCTGCAGGGGGAGGGGCTGCTCCTCGACGGCATCCGGCGCGAGCGCCGCATGCTGGCCGACCTGCGCTCCAACGCCGACGTGGTCGTCGACACGACCAACTACAACGTCCACCAGCTCAGCGCGAAGGTCGACTCGCTCATCGAGACGGGCGTGCGCGTGCGGCTGCGGCTGGCCGTCATGTCCTTCGGCTTCAAGTACGGCATCCCGCTCGACGCCGACATCGTGCTCGACCTGCGCTTCCTGCCCAACCCCTACTGGGACCCCGCGCTGCGCCCCTACACCGGCAAGGACGCCGCGGTGCGCGACTTCGTGCTGGGCCAGGAGCTGGCCGGCAGCTTCCTGGACCACACCGAGCGGATGCTGCGCGCCGCCGTCGCCGGCTACCTCGCCGAGGGCCGCCGCTTCGTCACGGTCGCCGTCGGCTGCACCGGTGGCAAGCACCGCTCCGTCGCCATCGCCGAGGACCTCGCGCTGCGGCTCGGCGACCTGGAGGACAGCGGGGTGCAGCTGACCACCTTCCACCGAGACCTGGGACGCGAGTGA